In Paenibacillus sonchi, a single genomic region encodes these proteins:
- a CDS encoding Na+/H+ antiporter produces MEIFEFILLMLAAIALSNLLNRFIPSVSVPIIQIALGVGITYLPLHYELRLNPELFLLLFIAPLLFNDGRHSDKEALWSLKKPILLLALGLVFMTVAILGFFLNWLLPVIPLAAAFALAAALAPTDAIAVGALEEKIQIPHQTMKILEGESLINDASGLVSFQFAAAAMVTGAFSLRSASLSFVGISIGGIVLGLLLTLVKYVFVKWLRRLGMENVTLHMLIEVLTPFAVFLAAEELGVNGILAAVSAGIAHSFGYKKLDPEVARLNIVSKSTWSVIIYVLNGLVFLLLGTQLPEIIRTIWSSSSLGHAQVISYTLVLTLAVLTLRFIWVLFMKLPGSNEQMPARGHKIRNALILSLSGVRGTITLASTLSLPFLLDNGNPFPERDLIIFLAAGVILWTLLAANYLLPLLIKNEADSENDEAHIEIEILRNVVIALSEQTNDENRAAISKIINTYNSRIRKLKKEEAADRFQRPLIIQTLKWQREDILQAIQNKEVNPFMAYRYLHRLNRTLYRFTKDEQYRTDLLALRQWMEVSGILQQARLTFQERRAAVDAFRIRSLHYVIVQLKNMLPSAGAEIEDVSSLLLRYERMLGRYTRNEAEPSAKEDFDSALDELARVGIQLERDQIQHMFESGKLSRAGMKGMKSNLLLMEHDLRELTL; encoded by the coding sequence GTGGAGATTTTTGAATTCATCTTACTCATGCTGGCGGCAATCGCGTTATCCAATTTGCTGAACCGGTTTATCCCATCCGTTTCCGTCCCTATTATTCAGATTGCGCTTGGGGTTGGGATTACCTATCTGCCGCTGCATTATGAATTAAGGCTGAACCCTGAGCTGTTTTTACTGTTGTTCATCGCTCCCCTGCTGTTCAACGACGGGCGCCATTCAGACAAAGAGGCGCTGTGGAGCCTGAAGAAACCCATTCTTTTATTAGCGCTGGGCCTGGTATTCATGACGGTAGCCATCCTGGGCTTCTTTCTGAACTGGCTGCTTCCTGTGATTCCGCTGGCTGCGGCTTTTGCGCTGGCTGCGGCACTCGCTCCTACCGATGCTATAGCCGTTGGCGCCTTGGAGGAGAAAATCCAAATCCCCCACCAAACGATGAAAATCCTGGAGGGAGAATCACTGATCAACGATGCTTCGGGGCTGGTATCCTTTCAGTTTGCTGCCGCAGCGATGGTAACCGGAGCTTTCTCCTTGCGTTCGGCTAGTCTGAGCTTTGTAGGAATATCTATCGGAGGCATTGTGCTTGGGCTTTTGCTGACCCTTGTGAAATATGTATTTGTGAAGTGGCTGCGCAGACTGGGCATGGAGAATGTAACGCTGCATATGCTGATTGAGGTCTTAACCCCCTTCGCAGTGTTTCTGGCGGCTGAGGAGCTTGGAGTCAATGGAATCCTGGCAGCAGTCAGCGCAGGTATCGCCCACTCCTTTGGCTATAAAAAATTGGACCCCGAGGTCGCCAGACTGAACATTGTTTCCAAAAGCACCTGGTCCGTCATCATTTATGTTCTGAATGGACTGGTTTTCCTGCTGCTCGGCACACAGCTCCCGGAGATTATCCGGACCATCTGGAGCAGCTCCAGCCTTGGACATGCCCAGGTGATCAGCTACACGCTGGTGTTGACACTTGCAGTGCTGACCCTGCGCTTTATCTGGGTTCTCTTCATGAAGCTTCCCGGAAGCAATGAACAGATGCCCGCCCGGGGGCATAAAATCAGAAACGCGCTCATCCTGAGCCTATCCGGTGTGCGCGGAACGATCACGCTGGCAAGCACATTGTCGCTGCCGTTTCTCCTTGATAACGGGAACCCGTTCCCGGAGCGGGATCTGATTATTTTTCTGGCGGCGGGCGTCATTCTCTGGACCTTGCTGGCGGCGAACTACCTGCTGCCTCTTCTTATTAAAAATGAAGCCGATTCCGAAAACGACGAAGCCCACATTGAAATCGAAATCCTCCGCAATGTTGTGATTGCGTTGAGTGAACAGACAAATGACGAGAACAGAGCGGCCATCAGCAAAATTATCAATACGTACAATTCGCGGATCCGCAAGCTGAAAAAGGAAGAAGCTGCTGACAGGTTCCAACGCCCATTGATTATCCAGACGCTCAAATGGCAAAGAGAGGACATCCTGCAGGCGATCCAAAACAAAGAAGTGAACCCCTTCATGGCATACCGCTATTTGCATAGACTCAATAGAACGCTGTACCGGTTCACCAAAGATGAACAATACAGAACAGACCTGCTGGCGCTCCGGCAATGGATGGAGGTATCCGGCATCCTGCAGCAGGCCAGATTAACCTTTCAGGAGAGACGGGCAGCCGTAGATGCCTTCCGGATTCGCAGCCTCCACTATGTTATTGTGCAATTAAAGAACATGCTGCCGTCAGCGGGAGCCGAAATTGAGGATGTCAGCTCTTTGCTGCTGCGTTATGAACGGATGCTCGGCAGATATACACGAAATGAAGCTGAGCCTTCGGCCAAAGAGGACTTCGATTCGGCTCTGGATGAACTGGCCCGGGTGGGCATCCAATTGGAGAGAGACCAGATTCAGCACATGTTCGAATCCGGCAAGCTGTCAAGGGCAGGTATGAAGGGCATGAAAAGCAACCTGCTGCTGATGGAGCATGACCTCCGGGAATTAACCCTTTGA
- a CDS encoding AraC family transcriptional regulator, whose protein sequence is MLPFSLIEMPRDPDRFPLYPYSVGRHNQYHHVRPGGFPVYQIFLIRSGKGLFRDLETGAETVLEPGMAFAYPPDRGHEYYPLSLEPWHVGFIGFHGDLSQGLLEGIGIIPAAPPLRPERFEECWEQVGTIWHTVNQQASRQDEQVMQELSVALYRLLLLLRRSVSDTGPSGRLELENVRNEALQKAVSLINEHFTEPLLVSNLAAAVGYSVQHFQRLFLQEYGITPHKYLQNLRLERALQLIRENADIPVQEIALNLGMETNYFIRVFRNTYGCTPGMMRKRLHES, encoded by the coding sequence ATGCTCCCCTTCTCCTTAATTGAAATGCCGCGCGACCCGGACCGTTTTCCCTTGTACCCCTATTCGGTCGGCCGGCACAACCAGTATCATCATGTCCGCCCCGGCGGTTTTCCCGTATACCAGATCTTTCTGATCCGCAGCGGAAAGGGCTTGTTTCGGGACCTTGAGACAGGTGCGGAAACGGTACTTGAACCCGGTATGGCTTTCGCTTATCCGCCGGACCGGGGCCATGAATATTACCCGCTGTCCCTGGAGCCCTGGCATGTGGGCTTCATCGGCTTCCACGGGGACCTCTCCCAGGGTCTGCTGGAAGGGATTGGAATAATTCCTGCCGCCCCTCCCTTGCGCCCGGAGCGCTTCGAGGAGTGCTGGGAACAGGTGGGCACCATCTGGCACACTGTGAACCAGCAGGCCAGCCGCCAGGATGAACAGGTGATGCAGGAGTTGTCCGTAGCGCTCTACCGGCTGCTGCTGCTGCTGCGCCGCAGTGTTTCTGACACTGGCCCCTCTGGACGGCTGGAGCTGGAGAACGTACGCAATGAGGCTTTGCAGAAGGCGGTAAGCCTGATCAATGAGCATTTTACCGAACCGCTGCTGGTCTCTAATCTTGCTGCCGCCGTAGGCTATTCCGTACAGCACTTTCAGCGGCTGTTCCTGCAGGAATACGGGATTACTCCTCACAAATATTTACAGAATCTCCGCCTGGAGCGCGCACTGCAATTAATCCGGGAGAATGCCGATATACCCGTACAGGAGATCGCGCTGAATCTCGGCATGGAAACCAATTATTTTATCCGTGTCTTTCGGAATACGTATGGTTGTACACCGGGTATGATGCGCAAGCGGCTGCATGAATCCTAA
- a CDS encoding ABC transporter ATP-binding protein, which yields MNAGATWKRIIVYTKQHRGIAIAAVFCAVLSVAASLIGPLLIGRTVDQMAGPGQVDFDQVLRLLLILAVVYSVGSFFGWLLTYYTNRIAYRTVYDLRRELFDKLNVLPLKFHDNHPQGDSISRFVNDMDAVSDGLLQGFSTLLTGVVTIAGAIGLMLYISPVMTLVVLLSAPAAFYVARFITTRSQKLFREQARILGGLNGYVEEIVGGQKVVQAFRYEDHSFAEFSGRNNELYQTGVKAQFYGSLSNPSTRLVNNITFSVIAMIGSALVIGGHFTVGDLSSFLIYSNLFAKPFNEITGVITQLQSATASAQRIFAILDLPPETQDAEDARVLGISQGTIQFDKVSFAYSPERPLIRNFSLEVKPGTRVAIVGQTGAGKTTLVNLLMRFYDVDSGSIKLDGTDIRAITRDSLRRNFGMVLQDTWLYGGSIRDNIAYGKPEAAEEEVIAAAKAANAHSFIKRLPEGYATKISGSGDNLSQGQKQLLTIARVMLADPPMLILDEATSSIDTLTEARIQKAFLAMISGRTSFVIAHRLSTIREADVILYMKDGDIVESGTHEELLQRGGHYARLYNSQFAAV from the coding sequence ATGAATGCCGGAGCAACCTGGAAAAGAATTATAGTATATACCAAACAACACCGGGGCATCGCCATTGCCGCCGTGTTCTGTGCCGTACTGAGCGTAGCCGCCAGCCTGATCGGCCCGCTTCTAATCGGGAGGACAGTCGATCAGATGGCCGGTCCGGGACAAGTGGATTTTGATCAGGTCCTCCGGCTGCTGCTGATTCTGGCTGTGGTCTATAGCGTCGGCAGCTTTTTCGGCTGGCTGCTGACGTACTACACCAACCGGATCGCCTACCGGACAGTCTATGATTTACGGCGCGAGCTGTTCGACAAGCTGAACGTGCTGCCGCTGAAGTTCCATGACAACCATCCGCAGGGAGACAGTATTTCCCGGTTTGTGAACGACATGGATGCGGTCTCGGACGGATTGCTGCAAGGCTTCTCCACCTTGCTTACCGGAGTGGTGACCATTGCCGGAGCGATCGGTCTGATGCTCTACATCAGTCCGGTGATGACGCTGGTTGTGCTGTTGTCGGCACCGGCCGCCTTTTATGTCGCACGGTTCATAACTACACGATCCCAGAAGCTGTTCCGCGAGCAGGCCAGAATTCTCGGCGGATTGAACGGATATGTGGAGGAAATCGTCGGCGGCCAGAAGGTAGTGCAGGCCTTCCGTTATGAAGACCATAGCTTCGCAGAGTTCTCCGGACGGAATAATGAGCTGTACCAGACCGGTGTCAAAGCCCAATTCTACGGCTCGTTGTCCAATCCAAGCACACGGCTGGTGAACAATATTACTTTTTCTGTGATTGCCATGATCGGCAGCGCTCTGGTTATCGGGGGGCATTTCACAGTCGGGGACCTTTCCAGCTTCCTGATCTATTCGAACCTGTTCGCGAAGCCATTCAATGAAATTACCGGTGTCATCACCCAGCTTCAATCGGCAACGGCTTCGGCCCAGCGGATTTTTGCGATTCTGGATCTGCCCCCGGAAACTCAGGATGCTGAAGACGCACGAGTGTTGGGGATCAGCCAGGGGACGATCCAATTTGACAAAGTGAGCTTTGCCTATTCGCCAGAGCGCCCGCTGATCAGAAATTTCAGCCTGGAGGTGAAACCGGGCACGCGGGTGGCCATCGTCGGGCAGACCGGGGCCGGGAAAACTACACTGGTCAACCTGCTGATGCGTTTCTATGATGTGGACAGCGGCAGCATCAAGCTGGACGGTACCGATATCAGGGCGATTACCCGCGACAGCCTGCGCCGCAATTTCGGCATGGTGCTGCAGGATACCTGGCTGTATGGGGGATCGATCCGCGACAATATCGCTTACGGCAAGCCGGAGGCGGCTGAGGAAGAAGTGATTGCCGCCGCCAAGGCTGCGAATGCCCACAGCTTCATCAAACGGCTGCCCGAAGGTTATGCCACGAAAATTTCCGGTTCAGGGGATAATCTGTCCCAGGGTCAGAAGCAATTGCTCACCATCGCCCGCGTCATGCTTGCCGATCCGCCCATGCTGATTCTGGACGAAGCGACCAGCAGTATCGACACCTTGACGGAGGCGCGGATCCAGAAGGCTTTTCTGGCGATGATCTCCGGCCGCACCAGCTTCGTGATTGCCCACCGGCTGTCCACGATCCGCGAGGCAGACGTCATTCTCTATATGAAAGACGGCGATATCGTCGAGAGCGGCACCCATGAGGAGCTGCTGCAACGCGGCGGCCATTACGCCCGGCTGTATAACAGCCAATTCGCGGCAGTGTAA
- a CDS encoding LysR family transcriptional regulator, whose translation MDIRQLKYFLAIAEEGQITSAARKLQMAQPPLSQQLKQLEEELGVVLVERGPRSIQLTEAGMILRERAQQILELTDSTTRELKDFVKGVSGTLSIGTVSSSAATLLQDRLVEFHHNYSGVKFEIHEGNTYRIIDLLNKGIVEIGIVRTPFSSAGLECVYTVSEPMIAVMAPEYDWTGGKPEIEIGELRNQPLIVYRRFEQLIRETCLENGFDPQFFCMNDDARTTLLWANAGLGIGIIPRSAFTLASNSNVAAKKIRSDSLNTRVAAVWMKDKYLSSLAAKFIESFSRA comes from the coding sequence ATGGATATCCGCCAGTTGAAATATTTTTTGGCGATTGCCGAAGAAGGTCAAATTACATCGGCGGCGAGAAAGCTGCAAATGGCGCAGCCGCCGCTTAGCCAGCAGCTCAAGCAGCTGGAGGAGGAGCTTGGCGTGGTCCTGGTGGAACGCGGTCCGCGGAGCATACAGCTGACTGAAGCGGGAATGATCCTCAGGGAGCGGGCACAGCAGATTCTGGAGCTGACGGACTCTACCACCCGGGAGCTTAAGGATTTCGTAAAAGGTGTGTCCGGCACACTTTCCATCGGCACCGTATCTTCGTCGGCGGCTACCTTGCTGCAGGACCGGCTGGTGGAGTTCCATCACAACTATTCAGGGGTGAAATTTGAAATCCATGAAGGCAATACCTACCGGATTATCGATCTGTTGAACAAAGGTATTGTCGAAATCGGCATCGTCCGCACGCCGTTCAGCAGCGCGGGCCTGGAGTGTGTCTACACGGTGTCTGAACCTATGATTGCCGTGATGGCTCCAGAATATGACTGGACGGGCGGAAAGCCTGAGATTGAAATCGGTGAGCTCCGGAACCAGCCGCTTATTGTTTACCGGCGCTTCGAGCAGCTTATCCGTGAGACCTGCCTGGAGAACGGATTTGATCCGCAGTTCTTCTGCATGAATGACGATGCCCGCACCACCCTGCTTTGGGCGAATGCGGGCCTGGGGATCGGCATCATTCCGCGGTCGGCTTTCACGCTCGCCAGCAACAGCAATGTGGCAGCGAAGAAAATCCGCAGCGATTCACTGAATACCCGGGTCGCCGCCGTCTGGATGAAAGACAAGTATCTGTCCTCCCTGGCTGCGAAGTTTATTGAGAGCTTCAGCAGAGCATGA
- a CDS encoding beta-galactosidase: MNMKLSPVSSKLPVMLHGADYNPEQWLKYPEVLREDIRLMKLANCNVMSVGIFSWVSLEPEEGVFTFDWLDSVLDTFAENGIYAFLATPSGARPAWMSEKYPEVLRVERNRVRNLHGVRHNHCYTSPVYREKTALLNGKLAERYANHPAVIGWHISNEYGGECHCDLCQASFRDWLKVKYNNSLDEMNHAWWAAFWSHTYTSWNQVESPAPHGETQVHGLNLDWRRFVSESTIDFCQHEIDSVREYNPELPVTTNMHNIDGVDYRKLAKILDVVSWDAYPDWGYTEDNDDARLAAWTAMHHDMYRTFKHKPFLLMESTPSLTNWQPVSKLKRPGMHKLSSLQAVAHGSDSVQYFQWRKSRGSSEKFHGAVIDHSGHAETRVFRDVAEVGRTLATLQDVVGTTTPVQTAIIYDWDNRWAIKDAQGIRNSGLKYEETVLQHYQALWELGIPVDIIGSEEDFSAYKLVIAPMLYLISEDNGKRIEKYVEQGGTFLGTYWSGVVGETDLCHLGGFPGPLRRTLGIWAEETEGLHNRDLNGLVMNSGNALGLEGDYDAHEIAELIHLEGAEALGTYRTDFYAGQPALTLNRLGDGRAYHLATRVKDAGFYVELYAAIAKKAGIVRTLDTELPAGVTAQWRTDGANDYVFVQNFSGVEQSVEMDGRAYTELESGKAVPAVLTLPVHGLAILKRAH; encoded by the coding sequence ATGAATATGAAATTATCCCCGGTCAGCAGCAAGCTTCCGGTCATGCTGCATGGAGCCGATTATAATCCCGAGCAATGGCTGAAATATCCGGAAGTGCTGCGTGAGGACATCCGCTTGATGAAGCTGGCTAATTGCAATGTAATGTCTGTTGGCATCTTTTCCTGGGTATCGCTGGAGCCGGAGGAAGGCGTATTCACCTTCGATTGGCTGGACAGCGTTCTCGATACCTTCGCCGAGAACGGGATTTATGCTTTTCTGGCTACCCCGAGCGGCGCACGTCCCGCCTGGATGTCAGAGAAATATCCGGAAGTGCTGCGGGTAGAACGAAACCGCGTGCGCAATTTGCACGGCGTCCGGCACAACCACTGCTACACTTCGCCGGTGTACCGGGAGAAGACAGCTCTGCTGAACGGCAAGCTGGCTGAACGGTATGCGAACCATCCGGCTGTCATCGGCTGGCATATCTCGAATGAATACGGCGGTGAATGCCACTGTGATCTATGTCAAGCGAGCTTCAGGGACTGGCTGAAGGTGAAATATAACAACAGCCTGGATGAAATGAACCATGCCTGGTGGGCGGCGTTCTGGAGCCATACGTACACCTCATGGAACCAAGTGGAGTCCCCGGCCCCGCATGGAGAAACGCAGGTTCACGGCCTGAATCTGGACTGGCGCCGCTTCGTAAGCGAATCGACGATTGACTTCTGCCAGCATGAGATTGATTCTGTTCGTGAGTATAACCCCGAGCTGCCGGTAACGACCAACATGCACAATATTGACGGCGTCGATTACCGCAAGCTGGCCAAAATCCTTGATGTTGTCTCCTGGGACGCCTATCCGGATTGGGGATATACCGAAGATAATGACGATGCCCGGCTCGCGGCCTGGACGGCGATGCACCATGATATGTACCGCACCTTTAAGCACAAGCCGTTCCTGCTCATGGAAAGCACTCCCTCGCTTACGAACTGGCAGCCGGTCAGCAAGCTGAAGCGGCCCGGCATGCACAAGCTGTCTTCGCTGCAGGCGGTTGCCCACGGCTCGGATTCCGTGCAGTACTTCCAGTGGCGTAAAAGCCGCGGCTCAAGCGAGAAATTCCACGGTGCCGTGATCGACCACAGCGGCCACGCCGAAACCCGCGTCTTCCGCGATGTTGCCGAAGTCGGCCGTACCCTCGCAACGCTGCAAGACGTAGTAGGCACAACCACTCCTGTGCAAACCGCAATTATTTATGATTGGGACAACCGCTGGGCGATTAAGGATGCGCAGGGAATCCGCAACTCGGGCCTAAAATATGAAGAAACTGTGCTTCAGCATTATCAGGCGCTGTGGGAGCTGGGTATTCCGGTCGATATTATCGGTTCGGAGGAAGACTTCTCCGCCTACAAGCTGGTGATCGCACCAATGCTGTACCTGATCAGCGAAGACAACGGCAAACGGATTGAGAAGTATGTCGAACAGGGCGGCACCTTCCTGGGAACCTATTGGTCGGGTGTGGTCGGGGAGACGGATCTCTGCCATTTGGGCGGATTTCCGGGACCTCTGCGCCGGACACTTGGCATTTGGGCCGAGGAGACGGAAGGCTTGCACAACCGGGACCTGAACGGGCTGGTGATGAATTCCGGCAATGCCCTGGGTCTCGAAGGAGACTATGATGCGCATGAAATTGCCGAGCTGATCCATCTTGAAGGGGCAGAGGCGCTGGGCACGTACCGGACAGACTTTTATGCCGGGCAGCCTGCACTGACGCTGAACCGACTGGGTGACGGCCGTGCGTACCATCTCGCTACACGCGTGAAGGATGCCGGATTCTACGTGGAGCTGTATGCAGCGATTGCCAAAAAAGCGGGCATCGTCCGCACCTTGGACACAGAGCTGCCGGCAGGCGTCACGGCCCAATGGCGTACGGACGGCGCAAACGATTATGTATTTGTGCAGAATTTCAGCGGCGTGGAGCAGTCCGTAGAGATGGACGGCAGAGCGTACACCGAACTGGAATCAGGCAAGGCTGTTCCAGCTGTGCTTACACTTCCGGTTCATGGCCTGGCTATCCTGAAGCGGGCGCACTAA